A single genomic interval of Heteronotia binoei isolate CCM8104 ecotype False Entrance Well chromosome 11, APGP_CSIRO_Hbin_v1, whole genome shotgun sequence harbors:
- the AGTR2 gene encoding LOW QUALITY PROTEIN: type-2 angiotensin II receptor (The sequence of the model RefSeq protein was modified relative to this genomic sequence to represent the inferred CDS: deleted 1 base in 1 codon), translated as MKKVIQESRDCEVFSIFGKTGGQNQVCTQLISEHCQAVGQCEVKSFLQKVPREPFSSPAGKMHTRNNSMIVATEQTFQDPSLPPTNISSWSHCSVHLSSYQFVLIPVLYSILFIFGLMGNSLVIAVLCRQKNLKTVANIYIVNLAIADLLALVTVPFWATYYAYGYNWLFGSAMCKLSSSVLGLTMFASIFFITCMSMDRYQAIVHPFQSQRRTLQRASVTALLVWSLAALTSMPTFYFRDTQYVEALDVTACVMAFPTEKYSEWSAGTALMKNILGFLIPMTIIATCYIWIRVHLMKARGRGLGKNKQRRDHVLKVVAAVVVAFLICWLPFHVLTFLDALTWMHVIRQCWIVSAIDTALPFGISMGFANSCINPLLYYLIGNQFQDKLQHLFKLRLYQFNSNRQGFLSSKSSSNKDTDTLKDAKHREGDSGRPQTHPLWVP; from the exons ATGAAGAAAGTGATACAAGAAAGCAGAGATTGTGAAGTTTTTAGCATATTTGGGAAGACTGGTGGACAAAACCAGGTCTGCACCCAACTCATATCGGAACATTGCCAAG CAGTTGGACAATGTGAAGTGAAAAGTTTTCTCCAAAAGGTCCCAAGAGAGCCATTTTCCTCACCAGCTGGCAAGATGCATACCAGAAACAACTCAATGATTGTTGCCACGGAACAGACGTTTCAAGATCCCTCCTTACCCCCAACCAACATCTCGTCTTGGTCCCATTGCTCTGTCCATCTCTCCAGTTACCAGTTTGTGCTCATTCCAGTGCTCTACAGTATTCTCTTCATTTTTGGACTGATGGGAAATAGCCTCGTGATTGCAGTGCTGTGCCGCCAGAAAAATCTGAAGACTGTAGCCAACATTTACATTGTCAACTTAGCCATAGCAGACTTGTTGGCCCTGGTCACAGTGCCATTTTGGGCCACTTATTACGCTTATGGATATAACTGGCTCTTTGGCTCTGCAATGTGCAAACTCTCCAGCTCGGTCTTGGGCCTGACCATGTTTGCTAGCATCTTTTTCATCACATGCATGAGCATGGACCGCTACCAGGCGATTGTCCACCCATTTCAGTCTCAGCGACGGACGCTGCAGCGGGCTTCTGTTACTGCACTGCTTGTTTGGAGCCTGGCTGCTTTGACCTCCATGCCCACCTTCTATTTCCGAGATACTCAGTATGTTGAAGCTTTGGATGTGACTGCCTGTGTCATGGCCTTTCCCACGGAGAAATATTCTGAATGGTCAGCTGGGACAGCCTTAATGAAAAACATACTCGGCTTCCTGATACCTATGACCATCATAGCCACATGCTACATCTGGATAAGGGTGCACTTGATGAAAGCCCGAGGT CGAGGTTTGGGGAAGAACAAGCAGAGAAGAGACCATGTGTTGAAAGTGGTCGCCGCTGTAGTTGTGGCCTTCTTGATCTGCTGGCTCCCATTCCACGTTTTGACCTTCCtggatgccctgacctggatgcatGTGATCAGACAGTGCTGGATTGTGTCTGCCATTGACACGGCCCTGCCATTTGGGATCTCCATGGGATTTGCTAACAGCTGCATCAATCCTCTCTTGTACTATTTAATTGGCAATCAGTTCCAGGATAAACTGCAACATTTGTTTAAACTACGACTTTATCAGTTCAATAGCAACCGGCAAGGTTTTCTCTCAAGCAAAAGTAGCTCTAATAAAGACACCGATACCCTGAAGGATGCCAAACACAGAGAAGGAGACTCTGGAAGGCCACAAACCCACCCACTGTGGGTTCCCTGA